The Flammeovirga pectinis genomic interval TAGTTTGAAATATTATTAACGTAGTGTCTCAAAATTATTTTTTTAGAACTATTATTGTAAGTAGTATTTCTTTAACAAATCAATTTTTTAAAATGAGATTAAAATCTATCGCACAATATATAGTATACTTTATTGTACTAATAACATTTACATCTTGCGGCCCTGAAGCTCCAGAATTTTATGATGTGAAAAATATTGAAATGTTCACATTAGAAGATGGTAATTTTGTTGTTAGAGCAGAAGCAGTCCTTTATAATCCGAATGGAGTATCTATTACTGTAGATCAAATACATGTAGATGTATTAATAAATGGAAATGTAATTGGTAATGTAGATCAAAATCTTTCTTCTGAAGCCAAAAAGAAATCTGAATTTACTCTTCCTCTTGAAGTACAATTTCCTCCAAAAGCACTATTTTCCAATATTTTAGGTGGACTTATTAATATGGCAACTGGAGAAGACTTTGAGGTAAGATATACTGGTTTTGTAAGAACTAAAGTACTAGGAGTCAGCTTTAAAGTACCTTTTGATCAGGTAGAAACAGTTGGTTTAAATTTAAAATAAAAAAAGAGCGTCATCTACTATTTAAAAGGTGACGCTTTTTTTTATACATATGATAACTTTTGTAAGTTGATGGATGTTCTAAATGACTTACGAACATTGTTCATAATAATTTCTACCATGTGCATGTCTGTTGCTAATAATAAGAAGAATGTCTCTTCGTCAATTTCATACACATAAGTATTTTTTATTGCATATAAATTTCCCACCCAAACTTCTGATTTAGGAGAAATGTACGTTCCAATTACATTTCTTTTTTTATACAAAATTGTATGAACATCACCTTCCCCAACTGCTAATTCTCCATCCTTAATTATATAAAGGCCTTTTTCTTTTAATACTTCTGCTGAGGTTATAATTTGTCCTTGTTCATAATAATTTAAGATTGATATTTCAGCTAATTCCGCTA includes:
- a CDS encoding NDR1/HIN1-like protein — translated: MRLKSIAQYIVYFIVLITFTSCGPEAPEFYDVKNIEMFTLEDGNFVVRAEAVLYNPNGVSITVDQIHVDVLINGNVIGNVDQNLSSEAKKKSEFTLPLEVQFPPKALFSNILGGLINMATGEDFEVRYTGFVRTKVLGVSFKVPFDQVETVGLNLK